In one Fusarium keratoplasticum isolate Fu6.1 chromosome 5, whole genome shotgun sequence genomic region, the following are encoded:
- a CDS encoding Na-H-Exchanger domain-containing protein has protein sequence MPTLNLSELNIVLGVLGAFMVLYGVISVKIKQAWYLGEALPAMVIGIILGPISAKFLDSERWGTAQEGQSEAIALGLMRVVIGIQLVIAGYQLPAKYNVIRWKELTMCLIPVMTLMWLCTTGCILATVPKVSLLAAMVLASCVTCTDPVLSQAVAKGPFADKFVPRYLREIISSEAGANDGFGFPFLMLATYLMRHAFGKADHGESTADVTHMLFARAGDVGRLGGGVGEAFKNWFLETWLYYVIMGIAYGAVVGYSSCRAVKFALRRGWIDEESYLLFPTALGLFLIGTCGAIGTNDLIACTVAGNTLNWDGDFLEETNRRHDEVNSCVDVLLNFGGFMYIGIVIPWADFNDPDGTGVTYPRLIALGVMVLLFRRIPAILALYKLMPAVVKNYKDALFMGYFGPIGVGAVFYLEHVRHLFPHAGEGDEEETNLINALGPVIYWLVFFSIVVHGLSIPALNLIYKRLGVKPIQEDAVEIRRKSLLVATPANAIAGDSDTFIAYNRFSRPVFDLPVLPGIQDTQPANVNAGGEYPDCSDDELEKEKKKKPHRRTIRYMV, from the exons ATGCCGACCCTCAACCTGAGCGAATTGAACATTGTGCTGGGAGTTCTAG GTGCTTTCATGGTCCTTTATGGTGTGATATCTGTAAAGATCAAGCAAGCATGGTACCTAGGTGAAGCAT TGCCCGCCATGGTCATTGGCATTATACTGGGACCAATATCAGCAAAATTCCTGGACAGTGAAAGATGGGGCACGGCGCAGGAGGGACAGTCGGAGGCCATCGCTCTG GGTCTCATGCGTGTCGTGATCGGAATTCAGCTTGTAATTGCTGGCTATCAGCTCCCAGCAAAGTACAACGTGATCCGCTGGAAGGAGTTGACTATGTGTCTGATCCCTGTCATGACCCTTATGTGGCTCTGCACTACCGGCTGCATTCTGGCCACTGTTCCCAAGGTCAGCCTGCTCGCCGCGATGGTGCTCGCTTCATGCGTGACCTGCACCGACCCAGTCCTCTCGCAGGCTGTTGCCAAGGGACCCTTTGCAGACAAATTTGTCCCCCGATACCTTCGAGAAATAATTTCTTCTGAGGCTGGAGCAAATGATGGTTTTGGGTTTCCCTTCCTCATGCTGGCTACCTACCTTATGCGCCACGCATTCGGTAAGGCTGACCACGGCGAGAGCACTGCCGATGTTACGCACATGCTTTTCGCTCGAGCTGGCGATGTCGGTCGTCTGGGTGGCGGTGTGGGTGAAGCTTTCAAGAACTGGTTCTTGGAGACTTGGCTTTACTACGTCATCATGGGCATTGCCTATGGCGCTGTGGTGGGATACTCGTCTTGCCGAGCGGTCAAGTTTGCCCTCAGGAG GGGATGGATTGATGAAGAGTCTTACTTGCTCTTCCCGActgcccttggcctcttcctcattgGCACCTGTGGTGCCATTGGAACCAACGATCTTATCGCTTGCACCGTTGCTGGAAACACCCTGAACTGGGACGGAGACTTCCTCGAGGAAACCAACCGCCGACACGACGAAGTCAACTCGTGTGTGGATGTGCTTCTCAACTTTGGCGGGTTTATGTacatcggcatcgtcattCCTTGGGCGGACTTTAACGACCCCGACGGTACCGGCGTGACCTACCCACGACTGATTGCGCTCGGTGTCAtggtcctcctcttccgacGCATTCCGGCAATCCTTGCGCTGTATAAGCTTATGCCCGCGGTCGTCAAAAACTACAAAGACGCTCTATTCATGGGCTACTTTGGCCCCATTGGAGTCGGCGCGGTCTTCTACCTGGAGCACGTCCGTCACCTGTTCCCACATGCGGGAgaaggcgacgaggaagagacgAACCTTATCAACGCCCTGGGACCCGTCATTTACTGGCTGGTGTTCTTTTCAATCGTTGTCCACGGCCTGTCTATTCCTGCACTCAATCTCATCTACAAACGTCTCGGTGTCAAGCCGATCCAGGAAGATGCTGTCGAGATCCGACGTAAGTCGCTGTTGGTGGCTACGCCTGCCAACGCTATCGCCGGCGATTCGGACACCTTCATTGCCTACAACCGCTTCAGCCGACCGGTGTTTGACCTTCCTGTCCTGCCTGGGATCCAGGACACGCAGCCGGCAAACGTCAATGCGGGAGGCGAATATCCCGACTGTTCTGACGATGAAttggagaaggaaaagaagaagaagcctcaTCGACGAACTATTCGTTACATGGTATAG
- a CDS encoding putative agmatinase 1 — translation MFINALLSLGYASVVMAHAGHEQEPISGPHQSLWYSTLPGDGGTQADSVFSGITTFGRLPYQPCLSHSSIKYDIAFIGAPFDTGTSYRPGARFGPSGIRQGSRRLNLYGGYNVPLATNPFNSWATVLDCGDIPVTSYDNTFALQQIEEGHYSILSRPPVTDADKSGPAKKGRTLPRVITLGGDHTITLPLLRSINRAYGPVSVIHFDSHLDTWKPKVFGGSPSDVASINHGTYFYHAAMEGLLANDTNIHAGIRTTLSGPSDYDNDGYCGFEIVEAREIDTIGTDGIIERILKRVGTERPVYLSIDIDTLDPAFAPATGTPETGGWSTRELRTILRGLESLNLIAADIVEVAPAYDTNAEHTTMAAADVLYEVMSIMVKKGPLSRMIQGKEQSDL, via the exons ATGTTTATCAACGCTCTGCTCTCCCTGGGCTACGCCTCCGTGGTCATGGCCCACGCAGGGCATGAACAGGAGCCCATCTCTGGGCCTCATCAGTCTCTGTGGTACAGTACTTTGCCTGGAGATGGCGGCACCCAG GCGGATTCTGTATTTTCTGGTATCACAACTTTTGGACGCTTGCCGTATCAGCCATGCTTGAGCCACAGCAGTATCAAATATGACATTGCATTCATTG GTGCCCCCTTTGACACCGGAACATCTTACCGCCCTGGCGCCCGATTCGGACCTTCGGGCATTCGACAGGGATCTCGACGCCTGAACCTCTA TGGCGGCTACAACGTCCCACTAGCCACCAATCCTTTCAACAGCTGGGCAACAGTCCTTGATTGTGGCGATATCCCCGTTACTTC GTATGACAACACGTTTGCTCTTCAGCAAATTGAAGAGGGACATTATAGCATCCTCTCTCGCCCCCCAGTGACTGATGCAGACAAGTCTGGGCCGGCAAAGAAAGGAAGGACCTTGCCCCGGGTCATCACCCTTGGAGGAGACCATACCATTACTCTTCCCCTGCTTCGATCTATCAACCGTGCTTATGGCCCCGTTTCCGTGATCCATTTCGACAGCCACCTGGACACTT GGAAGCCGAAGGTGTTTGGTGGTTCTCCATCCGATGTCGCCAGCATTAACCACGGAACCTACTTCTACCACGCGGCGATGGAAGGCTTGCTCGCCAACGACACTAACATCCATGCCGGTATCCGGACCACCCTTAGTGGGCCCAGTGACTATGACAACGACGGCTACTGCGGCTTTGAGATTGTGGAGGCACGGGAAATCGACACCATCGGCACTGATGGAATCATTGAGCGTATTCTCAAGCGTGTGGGCACGGAACGACCGGTCTATCTCTCTATCGACATCGACACGCTGGATCCCGCCTTTGCGCCTGCAACTGGAACGCCTGAGACTGGTGGATGGTCAACTAGGGAGCTGAGGACGATCCTCCGGGGACTGGAGAGCCTTAATCTCATTGCAGCAGATATCGTTGAAGTTGCT CCTGCATACGACACAAACGCAGAGCACACTACCATGGCAGCAGCGGACGTGCTCTACGAGGTTATGAGCATCATGGTCAAGAAGGGACCTCTGAGCAGAATGATCCAGGGGAAGGAGCAGAGTGACCTGTGA